The following are from one region of the Candidatus Edwardsbacteria bacterium genome:
- a CDS encoding T9SS type A sorting domain-containing protein: protein MKNAGLYILSLFIISSFTWALPPAPRLEKSGIENPKAGPISIKKNKDTGDLVFTGVHDFSCYMTAARCIDMDPGFGTDGAVILFLRGTDGNIHYVGTIDGGTSWSTMGPLTGSIRYPSAMCDRVNQKPVAFYNWGWGAVGEGAYTLWDDGNYNDGLWGSETEVDTLGRDVAGSAYYCVNGTMGSNGVYHVLANYWGDFTPDASFYFRSTDNGNSWERADPRSDCNMYYDLFGTEDSLNIFKGGSVVHDPIVAGYVNQVQVATSLDGNTVMVGSCGLTPDTLGKVLFWYRMSTDAGINWGPLTFAPDPGVISWESESYDLGIAVDEDGYPHFATYLAMDTLDDGTDYGPLSGIYDYHLTTSGWVLTQICGAIDSSGGLSVYPDFCNYALDPSGDLILTFTSNWGDIATSDIYITKSTDNGASYGAPLKITDGTQACWYPHIPYRVGGVGTYIPVFYQVGNDGYVHWVGPYAPPPPGVNYGSISFPVYELALNKNYPNPVKGYTNISFTLPKNCPYSLKVYNIAGQLVKSIDGHGQKGPNHLKCNIGGFANGVYLYNITANGRSATGKMAVLK from the coding sequence ATGAAAAATGCCGGTCTGTATATTTTGAGTTTATTCATCATCAGTTCTTTTACATGGGCTTTGCCTCCCGCCCCGAGGCTGGAAAAGAGCGGGATCGAGAACCCCAAAGCCGGCCCGATCAGCATCAAAAAGAATAAAGACACCGGCGACTTGGTATTTACCGGTGTTCACGATTTCTCCTGTTACATGACGGCCGCCCGCTGTATTGATATGGATCCCGGGTTCGGCACCGATGGCGCAGTGATTCTGTTCCTGCGGGGAACCGATGGCAACATACATTATGTCGGAACCATCGACGGCGGCACCTCCTGGAGCACCATGGGGCCGCTGACCGGAAGCATCCGCTATCCCTCCGCCATGTGTGACCGGGTCAACCAGAAGCCGGTGGCCTTCTACAACTGGGGCTGGGGCGCGGTCGGCGAAGGCGCTTACACCCTGTGGGACGACGGCAACTACAACGACGGCCTGTGGGGCTCGGAGACCGAGGTCGACACCCTGGGCCGGGACGTGGCCGGGTCGGCCTATTATTGCGTCAACGGCACTATGGGCAGCAACGGCGTCTATCACGTGCTGGCCAACTATTGGGGCGACTTCACCCCGGATGCTTCATTCTACTTCCGCTCCACCGACAACGGCAACAGTTGGGAAAGGGCAGACCCCCGTTCCGACTGCAACATGTATTATGATCTATTCGGCACCGAGGACAGCCTGAATATATTCAAGGGCGGCTCAGTGGTCCACGATCCCATCGTTGCGGGCTATGTCAACCAAGTTCAGGTTGCCACCTCCTTAGACGGTAACACCGTAATGGTGGGCTCCTGCGGATTGACCCCGGACACCCTGGGTAAAGTTCTATTCTGGTATCGCATGTCCACTGATGCCGGCATCAATTGGGGACCATTGACATTTGCCCCAGATCCAGGCGTAATTAGTTGGGAAAGCGAAAGCTATGACCTGGGCATAGCGGTTGATGAGGACGGCTATCCGCATTTTGCCACCTACCTGGCCATGGACACCCTGGACGACGGCACCGACTACGGACCATTGTCCGGCATCTATGACTATCATTTAACTACCAGCGGCTGGGTGCTGACCCAGATCTGCGGCGCCATCGACAGCTCCGGCGGCCTTTCGGTCTATCCCGATTTCTGCAACTATGCTCTGGATCCCAGCGGCGACCTGATCCTTACTTTTACTTCCAACTGGGGCGACATTGCCACCTCCGATATTTATATCACCAAATCTACCGACAACGGCGCCTCCTACGGCGCGCCCCTCAAGATCACCGACGGAACCCAGGCCTGCTGGTATCCGCACATACCATACAGGGTCGGCGGAGTCGGAACCTATATTCCAGTATTCTATCAAGTAGGCAATGATGGTTATGTTCATTGGGTTGGGCCATATGCTCCACCACCTCCTGGGGTAAACTATGGTTCTATTTCCTTCCCGGTTTACGAATTAGCCCTAAATAAAAATTATCCCAACCCGGTAAAAGGGTATACAAACATTTCCTTCACCCTGCCCAAGAATTGCCCATACAGTTTAAAAGTTTACAACATTGCCGGGCAGTTGGTAAAAAGCATTGACGGCCACGGGCAAAAAGGCCCCAATCACCTGAAATGCAACATTGGCGGGTTTGCCAACGGGGTATATCTTTATAATATTACGGCCAATGGAAGATCCGCCACCGGCAAGATGGCGGTGTTGAAATAA
- a CDS encoding roadblock/LC7 domain-containing protein, which translates to MAKEPAELMDSVLKMEGVKCSAAVSKEDGSTIKASAGAPGNLGEVVAFIGSAAEVITSNLDLGNLNSVVAEGEGHKMLIMPVGTAYLGVQLDGAQVPWWATQINPIELLSEDKMTEISEAEELLKQKVILLNMLLEEFGSKGEKAKEWQEMLDKEIKNVDPQGRLDRMLEAGAGLVTARSGVKTDISKKEVGDAFEKLVNLTCKKAIASIGFVEVKQKFQAVISRLAAEKR; encoded by the coding sequence ATGGCCAAGGAACCAGCTGAGCTGATGGACAGCGTCCTGAAGATGGAGGGCGTCAAGTGCAGCGCCGCCGTCTCCAAGGAGGACGGGTCCACAATAAAGGCCTCCGCCGGCGCCCCGGGCAACCTGGGCGAGGTGGTGGCTTTTATCGGTTCGGCCGCGGAGGTGATCACCTCCAACCTGGATCTGGGCAATCTGAATTCGGTGGTGGCCGAGGGCGAGGGCCATAAGATGCTGATCATGCCGGTCGGGACGGCCTATCTGGGGGTGCAGCTGGACGGGGCCCAGGTTCCCTGGTGGGCCACCCAGATAAACCCCATAGAGCTGCTCTCCGAGGACAAGATGACCGAGATCTCCGAGGCCGAGGAACTGCTCAAACAGAAGGTAATTCTGCTGAACATGCTGCTGGAGGAATTCGGATCCAAGGGCGAAAAAGCCAAGGAGTGGCAGGAGATGCTGGACAAGGAGATCAAGAACGTCGATCCCCAGGGCCGGCTGGACAGGATGCTGGAGGCCGGGGCGGGGCTGGTCACCGCCCGCAGCGGGGTCAAGACCGATATCTCCAAGAAAGAGGTGGGGGACGCCTTTGAGAAACTGGTGAACCTGACCTGCAAGAAGGCCATCGCCTCCATCGGTTTCGTGGAGGTCAAACAGAAGTTCCAGGCCGTGATATCCCGGCTGGCGGCGGAAAAGAGGTAG
- a CDS encoding DUF4388 domain-containing protein — MSLQTNLSDFHLTEIIYLLAHFQKTGVITVKAGKNFGEIYFDKGRAVHAVYGDIKGSEAVYGLCLESSGEVKFAPGAKASEETIKDGADALLQEGDRRRLEMDEILKSLPPFDTTLVRTAQAPEESAVTIRRSDWTILALVNGKRDIRAIIDESKLGVLEVVKTISWFLAKNLVVDPHEVERTLQAKVDFVNLMLEEFGVKGTGVVPWVELAKTTLAAGDKNGNLARHVEFTDFVVKIKDGTKSDISRDEVVQVWDQVAEAMHQKGVKEYGPMLAKHKYQAVQKLVKSG; from the coding sequence ATGAGCCTCCAAACCAATCTGTCAGATTTCCATCTTACTGAGATAATCTATCTGTTGGCCCACTTCCAGAAGACCGGGGTGATCACCGTCAAGGCCGGGAAGAACTTTGGCGAGATCTACTTCGACAAGGGCCGGGCGGTGCATGCGGTTTACGGCGACATCAAGGGCAGCGAAGCGGTTTACGGCCTGTGCCTGGAATCATCCGGCGAGGTAAAATTCGCCCCGGGGGCCAAGGCCTCCGAGGAGACCATCAAGGACGGGGCCGACGCCCTGCTGCAGGAGGGCGACCGCCGGCGCCTGGAGATGGACGAGATATTAAAGAGCCTCCCTCCCTTCGATACCACCCTGGTCAGGACCGCCCAGGCCCCCGAGGAATCGGCCGTCACCATCCGGCGCAGCGACTGGACCATACTGGCCCTGGTCAACGGCAAGCGCGACATCCGGGCCATCATCGACGAGAGCAAGCTGGGGGTGCTGGAGGTGGTCAAGACCATCTCCTGGTTCCTGGCCAAGAACCTGGTGGTGGACCCCCATGAGGTGGAGCGGACCCTGCAGGCCAAGGTGGATTTCGTAAACCTGATGCTGGAGGAATTCGGGGTCAAGGGGACCGGGGTGGTGCCCTGGGTGGAACTGGCCAAAACCACCCTGGCGGCCGGCGATAAGAATGGCAACCTGGCCCGCCACGTGGAGTTCACCGATTTTGTGGTCAAGATAAAGGACGGCACCAAGTCCGACATCAGCCGGGATGAGGTGGTCCAGGTATGGGACCAGGTGGCCGAGGCCATGCACCAGAAGGGCGTCAAGGAATACGGGCCGATGCTGGCCAAACACAAATACCAGGCTGTCCAGAAGCTGGTCAAGAGCGGCTAA
- a CDS encoding lipoate--protein ligase family protein: MSTERHRWRLLNTGLNDGAYNMALDQALVHSVGSGASLPVIRFFGWSPPAVSLGYNQKIKDLDIEACHRAGFDIVRRPTGGRAVMHQDEFTYSVIAREDDPVIGGTIMETYGRIAQGLLAGLKILGVDAEMVRSEVPDVSAAASALCFAAAGRYEITAGGKKLIGSAQRRMNGVILQQGSLLMNCGQEHKFFSCDPREVRAGTLRDILGRAPAFDEVATGMEDGFRGSWDLELAPGSPTPDEEKAAGRFRTGLIYAQG; encoded by the coding sequence ATGAGCACCGAAAGACATCGGTGGCGCCTTCTCAATACCGGCCTGAATGACGGGGCCTACAATATGGCCCTGGACCAGGCCCTGGTGCATTCGGTGGGATCCGGCGCATCGCTGCCGGTGATACGCTTCTTCGGGTGGAGCCCCCCGGCGGTATCCCTGGGATACAACCAGAAGATAAAAGACCTGGATATCGAAGCCTGCCACCGGGCCGGTTTTGACATAGTCCGCCGGCCCACCGGGGGGAGGGCGGTGATGCATCAGGACGAATTCACCTACAGCGTGATCGCCCGGGAGGACGACCCGGTGATAGGCGGGACCATCATGGAGACCTATGGACGCATCGCCCAGGGACTTTTGGCGGGCCTGAAAATATTGGGGGTGGATGCCGAGATGGTGAGATCGGAGGTTCCTGATGTCTCGGCCGCAGCCTCGGCCCTGTGCTTTGCCGCCGCCGGGCGTTACGAGATCACCGCCGGAGGCAAAAAGCTCATCGGCAGCGCCCAGCGCCGGATGAACGGCGTCATTCTCCAGCAGGGCTCCCTGCTGATGAACTGCGGGCAGGAGCATAAGTTTTTCAGTTGTGATCCCCGGGAGGTCCGGGCGGGGACCCTGAGGGATATCCTGGGGCGGGCACCGGCTTTCGACGAGGTGGCAACCGGCATGGAGGATGGTTTCAGGGGATCATGGGACCTGGAATTGGCTCCGGGGTCCCCGACCCCAGACGAGGAAAAGGCCGCCGGAAGGTTTAGGACGGGGCTGATATATGCCCAAGGATAA
- a CDS encoding tetratricopeptide repeat protein, producing the protein MKSCVSQEPGKNRPAFLLGKYWMALALVVLTFAVYGNSLQNQFVFDDLYAINHNAGVGAWADLGKVFVTNYQPWSQSLDAEKNNSSNYYRPIILLSFGLSKLIWGQNPFPFHLTNVIMMALLAVFWYALVWDLSSHRWLAFLASLLYLLNPIHTEVVAFINGRTDLTAALFIIGSLYFYWKWRKDNKIWRLIVSVISWLVALGSKEIAVVFPVILLSMELLQSHGRKKNIWRFEHVYYLAIFLLFLTARYLVLKNNLYWQKDILDFSAIGTIAPKNWRYLKLILWPADLSTYYTEVFKAGLSGWIGSLLLLALPAVLIYLSRKWKDVIVAFSSVLFLWGSLPAMGLVRNTSNVEFGERFVFFSSLGIALLLAWAFVKLIGRIKQRTWKYATIVLLVIYGSFLGYKTVRQNRVWESDHTLFREMARTSPQSFLAHFNLANEYAKRRQADSAIVHYQKAMEIRPDNIDAVNNLGVLYFMMGKYAQAEGEYKKAAALSPRSPVVYYNIGLCYQQRGLVRDASHWYRLALEKDPFFRPAGSALEFIENDSAKEK; encoded by the coding sequence ATGAAATCATGCGTCAGCCAGGAGCCAGGCAAAAACCGGCCGGCCTTTTTGCTCGGTAAATACTGGATGGCGCTGGCATTGGTGGTTTTGACCTTTGCGGTCTACGGCAACTCGCTGCAGAATCAATTCGTTTTTGACGATCTATATGCCATCAACCATAACGCCGGGGTCGGGGCTTGGGCTGATCTGGGCAAAGTGTTTGTCACCAATTATCAGCCGTGGAGCCAGTCGTTGGATGCGGAAAAGAACAACTCCAGCAATTATTACCGGCCGATAATACTGTTGTCGTTCGGCTTGAGCAAATTGATCTGGGGGCAAAACCCTTTCCCCTTTCATCTGACCAACGTTATTATGATGGCCCTGTTGGCGGTCTTCTGGTATGCCCTGGTCTGGGATTTATCTTCCCACCGGTGGCTGGCTTTTTTAGCCTCCTTGTTATACCTGCTTAATCCGATACATACCGAGGTGGTGGCATTTATAAACGGCAGGACGGATCTGACCGCCGCTCTTTTTATAATAGGCTCTCTTTACTTTTACTGGAAATGGAGAAAAGACAATAAAATATGGCGGTTGATCGTCTCGGTGATCTCCTGGCTGGTCGCCTTGGGCTCAAAAGAGATCGCCGTGGTGTTCCCGGTGATATTGCTCAGCATGGAATTGCTGCAGAGTCACGGCCGGAAGAAAAATATCTGGCGTTTCGAGCATGTTTATTATCTGGCGATATTCCTGCTGTTTTTGACCGCCCGGTATCTGGTTCTTAAAAACAACCTTTACTGGCAGAAAGACATCTTGGATTTTTCAGCCATCGGGACCATCGCTCCCAAAAACTGGAGATATCTCAAGCTGATACTTTGGCCGGCCGACCTCAGCACTTATTATACCGAGGTGTTTAAAGCCGGCTTGTCCGGATGGATAGGCAGCCTTCTGTTATTGGCATTGCCGGCGGTATTGATATATCTGTCCAGAAAATGGAAAGATGTTATTGTCGCTTTTTCCAGCGTGCTGTTTTTGTGGGGCAGTTTGCCGGCCATGGGCCTGGTTCGAAATACCAGTAATGTTGAATTCGGAGAAAGGTTTGTTTTCTTTTCTTCGCTGGGGATAGCATTGCTTTTGGCCTGGGCTTTCGTAAAATTGATTGGCAGAATCAAGCAAAGAACCTGGAAGTATGCGACGATTGTCTTGCTGGTAATCTACGGTTCTTTTTTGGGATATAAAACCGTCCGTCAGAACCGGGTGTGGGAAAGCGATCATACCCTTTTCAGGGAGATGGCCCGGACCTCCCCCCAAAGTTTTCTGGCTCACTTCAACCTGGCCAATGAGTATGCCAAAAGGCGGCAGGCCGATTCGGCGATAGTGCATTACCAAAAAGCCATGGAAATAAGGCCCGATAATATTGATGCTGTCAATAACCTGGGAGTGCTGTATTTCATGATGGGGAAATATGCCCAGGCTGAGGGGGAATATAAAAAAGCCGCCGCCCTGAGCCCCAGATCCCCGGTGGTCTACTATAATATCGGGCTTTGCTATCAGCAAAGGGGATTGGTACGGGATGCATCCCATTGGTATCGGCTGGCCCTGGAGAAGGATCCCTTTTTCAGGCCTGCCGGCAGCGCCCTGGAATTCATTGAAAACGATAGCGCCAAAGAAAAATAA
- a CDS encoding fibronectin type III domain-containing protein, producing the protein MRLRITILTLLALSAGLSFSEAVSAYDPPPPNLMVENLKADDVPNDAGGELLVTWDLPADPGLGSQVSVLRLMRAETPEGPFSQIIEMAPKISEYSDQGLANGKKYFYRIDAVTDAGLYASRISEPAVPRASWFNSQRVSLVVALALFTGLVLFFIWRARRGATLFVRKITGLSAVDEAIGRATEMGRPILYLPSGGLSAVSDIQTLASLVILGRVAEKAAEYETPLLVPCSDPLVMTLAQEIVKASYMNAGRPDAYRAENIRYLTNEQFAYTAGVDGIMIREKPAANFMIGTFYAESLILAETGYATGAIQIAGTAMITQLPFFVAACDYTLIGEEIYAASAYLSKEPVLMGTIKAQDWGKAIAIGLIILGVILETLALKYPQLHFFASRWLASQ; encoded by the coding sequence ATGCGGTTAAGGATCACGATATTGACGTTATTGGCGCTGTCCGCCGGGCTATCCTTCTCCGAAGCTGTTTCCGCTTACGATCCGCCTCCCCCAAACTTGATGGTGGAAAACCTGAAGGCGGATGATGTTCCCAATGATGCCGGGGGAGAACTGCTGGTGACCTGGGATCTGCCGGCCGATCCGGGTTTGGGGTCTCAGGTATCGGTGCTGCGATTAATGAGGGCCGAGACGCCGGAGGGCCCGTTTTCCCAGATCATCGAAATGGCGCCGAAGATCAGCGAATATTCGGATCAGGGGCTGGCCAACGGGAAAAAGTATTTCTATCGGATAGATGCGGTCACCGATGCCGGGCTGTATGCTTCCCGGATCAGCGAACCGGCGGTTCCGCGGGCATCGTGGTTCAACAGCCAGCGGGTCAGCCTGGTGGTCGCTTTGGCCCTCTTTACCGGGCTGGTGCTGTTCTTCATCTGGCGGGCCCGAAGGGGGGCCACCCTGTTTGTCCGCAAGATAACCGGTCTGTCGGCGGTGGACGAGGCCATCGGGCGGGCCACCGAGATGGGGCGCCCCATCCTGTATCTGCCGTCGGGGGGGCTGTCGGCGGTGTCCGACATCCAGACCCTGGCCAGCCTGGTGATCCTGGGGCGGGTGGCCGAGAAGGCCGCCGAGTATGAGACCCCCCTGCTGGTGCCCTGCTCCGATCCCCTGGTGATGACCCTGGCCCAGGAGATCGTCAAGGCCAGCTACATGAACGCCGGGCGGCCGGACGCCTACCGGGCCGAGAACATCCGCTACCTGACCAACGAGCAGTTCGCCTACACCGCCGGGGTGGACGGCATCATGATCCGCGAGAAACCGGCGGCCAATTTCATGATCGGGACCTTTTACGCCGAGTCCCTGATCCTGGCCGAGACCGGCTATGCCACCGGGGCCATCCAGATCGCCGGCACCGCCATGATCACCCAGCTGCCGTTCTTCGTGGCGGCCTGCGACTACACCCTGATCGGCGAGGAGATCTACGCCGCCTCGGCCTACCTGTCAAAGGAGCCGGTGCTGATGGGCACCATCAAGGCCCAGGACTGGGGCAAGGCCATCGCCATCGGTCTGATAATTCTGGGCGTCATCCTGGAGACCCTGGCCCTGAAATATCCCCAGCTTCACTTTTTCGCCAGCCGCTGGCTGGCCTCGCAGTAA
- a CDS encoding glutamate mutase L, producing the protein MAVDPNKLKTILITDCGSTTTKAILIEYKNGEYRQTTRGEAPTTVEKPFEDVTKGVLNSVREVEELSGRKILNGDDIITPAEGLNGVDIYMSTSSAGGGLQMMVAGVVKSMTGESAARAALGAGAIVMDVLASNDGRLPHQRIERIRHLRPDMILLSGGIDGGTVTHVAEMAELIAAADPKPRFGTSYRLPVIYAGNKDAREIITKTLESKTALLIKDNLRPVLERENLTPARDAIHDVFMEHVMAHAPGYKKLMAMAHEVPIMPTPGAVGLMIQSLAKAEHIAAVGVDIGGATTDVFSVFFDKGTDSDVFNRTVSANLGMSYSISNVLAEAGIANIMRWVPFEMDEAEVRNRIRNKMIRPTTIPQTQEELQIEQAISREALRLAFVQHKSMAVGLKGVQQERTISDAFEQTGSGETLINMMDLKILIGSGGVLSHAPRRVQSALMMIDAFQPEGITTMAVDSIFMAPHLGVLSTVHAKAANEVFLKDCLVRLGSCICPTGQGKEGQNCVTVKYTREDGSVVEENVKVGQMKLIPLAEKLKAVVVPAKGFDIGAGKGKEMEVDLEGGTVGLIIDGRGRPLVIPEDKKERIKKLTEWNQALGVYPK; encoded by the coding sequence ATGGCAGTTGATCCCAACAAGCTTAAAACGATCCTGATCACCGACTGCGGCAGCACCACCACCAAGGCGATCCTGATCGAATACAAGAACGGCGAATACCGCCAGACCACCCGGGGCGAGGCCCCCACCACGGTGGAGAAGCCCTTCGAGGACGTCACCAAGGGGGTGCTCAACTCGGTGCGCGAGGTGGAGGAGCTGTCGGGCCGCAAGATACTCAACGGCGACGACATCATCACCCCGGCCGAGGGCCTGAACGGGGTGGACATCTACATGTCCACCTCCTCGGCCGGTGGCGGCCTGCAGATGATGGTGGCCGGAGTGGTCAAATCCATGACCGGCGAATCGGCCGCCCGGGCGGCCCTGGGGGCCGGGGCCATCGTGATGGACGTGCTGGCCTCCAACGACGGCCGCCTGCCGCACCAGCGGATCGAAAGGATCCGCCACCTGCGGCCGGACATGATCCTGCTGTCCGGCGGCATCGACGGGGGGACGGTCACCCACGTGGCCGAGATGGCCGAGCTGATCGCGGCGGCCGACCCCAAGCCCCGCTTCGGGACCAGCTACCGCCTGCCGGTGATCTACGCCGGGAACAAGGACGCCCGGGAGATCATCACCAAGACCCTGGAATCCAAGACCGCCCTGCTGATCAAGGACAACCTGCGCCCGGTGCTGGAGCGCGAGAACCTGACCCCGGCCCGCGACGCCATCCACGACGTCTTCATGGAACACGTGATGGCCCACGCCCCGGGCTATAAAAAACTGATGGCCATGGCCCATGAGGTGCCGATCATGCCCACCCCCGGCGCGGTGGGGCTGATGATCCAATCCCTGGCCAAGGCCGAGCATATCGCGGCGGTGGGGGTGGATATCGGCGGGGCCACCACCGACGTCTTCTCGGTGTTCTTCGACAAGGGCACCGACAGCGACGTCTTCAACCGCACCGTCTCGGCCAACCTGGGGATGAGCTACTCCATCTCCAACGTGCTGGCCGAGGCCGGCATCGCCAACATCATGCGCTGGGTGCCGTTCGAGATGGATGAGGCCGAGGTCCGGAACCGGATCCGCAACAAGATGATCCGCCCCACCACCATCCCCCAGACCCAGGAGGAGCTGCAGATCGAGCAGGCCATCTCCCGCGAGGCCCTGAGGCTGGCCTTCGTCCAGCACAAATCGATGGCGGTGGGGCTCAAGGGGGTCCAGCAGGAGCGGACCATCTCCGACGCCTTCGAGCAGACCGGCTCCGGCGAGACCCTGATCAACATGATGGACCTGAAGATCCTGATCGGCTCCGGAGGGGTGCTGTCGCACGCCCCGCGCCGGGTGCAGTCGGCCCTGATGATGATCGACGCCTTCCAGCCCGAGGGCATCACCACCATGGCGGTGGATTCCATCTTCATGGCCCCGCATTTGGGGGTGCTTTCCACGGTCCACGCCAAGGCGGCCAACGAGGTCTTCCTCAAGGATTGCCTGGTGCGCCTGGGCTCCTGCATCTGCCCCACCGGACAGGGCAAGGAGGGCCAGAACTGCGTCACCGTCAAATACACCAGGGAGGACGGCTCGGTGGTCGAGGAGAACGTCAAGGTCGGCCAGATGAAGCTGATCCCGCTGGCCGAAAAGTTGAAGGCGGTGGTGGTACCGGCCAAGGGCTTCGATATCGGAGCCGGCAAGGGCAAGGAGATGGAGGTTGACCTGGAGGGCGGGACGGTGGGGCTGATCATCGACGGCCGGGGCCGGCCGCTGGTGATCCCCGAGGACAAGAAGGAGAGGATCAAAAAGCTGACCGAGTGGAACCAGGCGTTAGGGGTGTATCCCAAATAA
- a CDS encoding T9SS type A sorting domain-containing protein — protein sequence MKAKILLAVALGLSGQVLAQDSSNVRTVGVYNTPGDCFGVTISGSYAYVADGISGLRIVDLSSPANPVEVGFYDTPGGGRSVAVSGSYAYIADVDSGLRIINISIPGSPTLTGAYITPGGARGVSVSGNYAYVADRSSGLRVVDVSDPASPAEEGFYDTPGYAYSVAVFGSYAYVADGGYGLRVIDVSDPASPTEVGFYDTPGNASGVAISGNYAYVADAAGGLRIINVSDPASPAETGYYNTAVYANFVSVAGNNAYVADMDSGLRVINISAPALPTQSGYYNTTGDAYGVAFADSLICLANGSAGLGIYQGYGAAGIANEQVGETKFNVESLKLNVAGNQINYQIPQNGMTSLKVYNLLGQEVRTLANEFKSAGVYGLQWNGRDAGNRKVASGVYLARLESNGQTATGKMVIVR from the coding sequence ATGAAGGCAAAGATTCTTCTTGCGGTTGCACTCGGTCTGTCTGGTCAAGTTTTGGCCCAGGACAGTTCCAATGTCAGGACGGTGGGCGTTTATAACACGCCGGGTGATTGTTTTGGAGTGACAATATCGGGCAGCTATGCCTACGTAGCGGATGGGATTTCTGGCCTGAGGATAGTTGACCTCAGTTCTCCGGCCAATCCCGTCGAGGTAGGCTTCTATGACACACCGGGGGGAGGGCGGAGTGTGGCGGTATCCGGCAGTTATGCTTATATTGCTGATGTAGATTCCGGCCTGAGGATAATCAACATCAGCATACCGGGAAGCCCGACTTTAACCGGCGCTTACATTACTCCCGGGGGCGCCCGGGGCGTCTCAGTATCAGGCAATTACGCTTACGTGGCGGACCGGAGTTCCGGCCTGCGGGTGGTCGATGTCAGCGATCCGGCCAGCCCGGCCGAGGAGGGCTTCTATGACACCCCTGGCTATGCTTATAGCGTGGCGGTATTTGGCAGTTACGCCTATGTGGCAGATGGTGGTTACGGACTGCGGGTGATTGATGTCAGTGATCCGGCCAGCCCGACCGAAGTCGGCTTCTACGACACACCCGGCAATGCAAGCGGAGTGGCGATATCGGGCAATTATGCTTACGTGGCCGATGCCGCTGGCGGCTTGCGAATAATCAATGTCAGCGATCCGGCCAGCCCCGCCGAAACAGGATATTACAATACGGCAGTTTATGCCAACTTTGTGAGCGTGGCCGGCAACAACGCTTATGTGGCGGATATGGATTCCGGCCTGCGGGTAATCAACATCAGCGCGCCGGCATTGCCAACCCAGTCAGGTTACTACAACACGACTGGTGATGCCTATGGCGTGGCTTTTGCCGACAGTTTGATTTGCCTGGCGAATGGATCTGCCGGGCTGGGTATTTACCAGGGCTACGGTGCGGCGGGAATAGCGAACGAGCAAGTCGGCGAGACTAAGTTCAACGTTGAAAGTTTAAAGTTGAATGTGGCGGGCAATCAGATAAATTATCAGATACCCCAAAACGGAATGACTTCGTTAAAAGTATACAACCTGCTGGGACAGGAAGTAAGGACGCTGGCCAATGAGTTCAAAAGTGCAGGGGTTTACGGTTTACAGTGGAACGGCCGGGATGCCGGCAACCGGAAAGTGGCCAGCGGGGTTTACCTGGCGCGGCTGGAATCAAATGGACAGACGGCCACCGGGAAGATGGTGATAGTACGGTGA